AAGTCGTGTATTTCGTTGGAAAATTTGAATAGTAATCCAACTTTAAAAGCATAATTTGCAAATTGAATTAAACGTAAAAATTGactaaaatgaaatttgagCGAGTTAAtttttttgctcaccaccccaTTTCGTTGACTGGTGTACCATTATTAAATGAAGTTGTCCAAGATGAAAACTAAAACTACAATCCAAATTTTATTGTCTCTAATTCTACTTTTTTGGGTCTGAAATTCAACTTATTGTCGGTATTCAATAAATTATATACATGAAGAATATCCGACAAATAAAACAACAACAATTAACCATTAAGTGACAATAGATTACGAAGGAAGTTTACACAAAAGCCctccacaaaaaataaaaacaaaacctgCAGCTAGGTTTTCATATATAGCACGAGGGTAATCGAACGCGGTTAACCGGTCAACCACGCAAAactcacaaaggaaaaaacccTCCTGCAAAATAAAGCCTTGCTAGCAGCATGAGTACAATGGCTGTTGTTTCCTCCAAAGGTCTTAAAAGCCAGAAAAAAACCaccaaaaagggaaaaaagggaaaaaaaatacatgCGTAAGAAACTGTCAGATTTATTCCTATCTATCTCCAACTCTAGGGCACAAAGCGAACTTCAGAACTTCATATTTCTGGTCCCACCAACTTGAGCAAAGCCTGTCTTAGATTTTTTACAAGATCTTTCACTGTCATTCTGAATTCTACATCCATCTGTAATTAAGAATTGGAGTCTTATTAGTTAAGGGtaaaaaaagtgttaagtttatgcACTGAATTAACCTAACCAAATTTATGTACCTGAGCAACTACAGTGATATCTAGAGTTGAATTGCCAAGGGGCAAGGCACAGCTGTGAACAATGGTGAGATCAAGCTTTTCTATTTCACTCAGTATGCTTGCCAAAGATCCTTTAGTTTTCTCGCTGTGGATTCGTATGAGGACCTCCTTGTCCGAAACTCTTGCTTCGATTTCTGGTAGTGGCTGGTTAGAGCAGCTCTCGGAGTTCTCATCGGATGAGGATATATCATCATCCGCTGAGTACTGAGTCCTCTTCACAAACACCACCGCTTCCACAGTTTTCTTGGCTGCTTGTTTCTCCAGCATTTTCGTAAGTTCTTGAAGATGTTTCACGTACTTGATCGCATCTCCGAGGACCGAAGCCTTGTCCGTCTGCAATTTTGTGAAAATGGGTAGTTTAGAATCTCTGATGGAAGCTACTATAACCAAATTAAACTAGAAGTATTCTCTTATCAGACAACTCGACTACCAGAAACAATCTGAGTCATTGATTAGACAAATCTTACATAAAATTTAGATCATTAACTATTTAAAACATGACATACTGTACGAAAAGAGGTTACATTAGATCATAACAACTTTACAACATAACGTACTGTCTAACTGAGAACACATTAATTAGGGGTAAAAACTGAAAAAGTTTAACTAATTAGTACCTTCTTCAGGCCTGGAAGTAAGGCAGATAGAGCAATGAACCGCTGGCTGAGATTTTCTCGGCGCTTTCTCTCAGCAAGAACATGATCTTGAGCATCTAAAGGACTTTTAGTCACCGTAGCCGCCCTCTTGATCCCCTGTCCATGTTTCGGTGAGCATGTTTGGGGGTCATAGATACCTTGGGAAATCAAAGCTCGAGGGTTCAATTTCCCATTGGAATATTCCACTTCATTCTTTGGGTTGATAACTCTGCAATCTAGACCATAGTACTGCTGAGAAGTGGTTGGGGGTGATGAGTTGGAGCTTTCAAAAGAAATTAGGtgtgaagaggaggaagaagaagcattgGCAGTAATTATGTGGTCAGTGGAGCAAGAGTTCCAACTATTAGTGTTGTTCTTAGGCTGTTTTGCTGGCCTTTCATGAGTCCCGTACATCTGATGAAGATTTTCGATGGATGCTTTGCTGAAGTTGTCGGCTTTTGGGGTGAAATTTGGATAGGATGAGTAGCTCTCAGATGAGAAAGATAGGAAATTGAGCTCGTCAAGTGAGTAGTCCCGGGAGCTCATTTCGTATTGATTGATGAAAGTAGGATCTTCGATTTCCTATAtataaattaatcaaaacatTAATAGAGAACCAAAAATTTGAACAACTTTTTAAGATTAACTTTGGACTCTTTTGTatcaattcttttattttttttaaaatttctttgttGATTTCTTCATGCTTAGGGTACGGAAGggtatatataataaattgtataattaaaaaaaaaagcgagACTTACGAAATCAGATACCCATTTTGCTGATGAGATCATGTCCATTAATGCACCTGGTTTCTTTACTAGGGAGTGAACCGAAATTTAGCTGTACCGTTGGATTCaactaaaataaatagtaaatatATGAAGGCATGAATAGAACTTGAACAAAGAACAAAGATTTCATGGAAGGCTGATATGTAGACTATAAATGATCATAAAGACGCCCAGAAATTAAGCGTAGCAACCCCAAGAAAACTCCTTGGAACTTGGAAAAAAAGAAACAGGAGCACTGAAAGTTGAAAACACCTCACCTTAAGATTAGGAAAGACTATGCAAGTTTTTGTTTCTCCAGTTCTCCAGGAAGGACGAGTCTTGCAATCTTTTATAGGCGTACGAACGCGCTCTACATCGAGATGATGACTAAAAAGCAAGCAAATTAAGAAAATTGAACGTACCGATCCAATAAGATACTATAAATGCTAGTGGCACGTGTGAAAATGTTTCCCGCCTTCTGATGAGTGAACACTATTCATTTGGAGGCATTTTCCTCCGGGTCAATTTATGACTCTTTTCGTGTTTTGACCTACAAATATTGCCACATCGGCAATTATATTGGCCGATTCATtgggtggagagatttttcggTGTGACCAGTATACGAAATGATACACCACGTGTTATTAAAcaagtgatgagatatgtgtgttaaaaagttaataacttaaaaaataaaatttctcaccattcctattaaaacacgtagTGTACTACTTGTGTTCCCatgacaactaaaaatttcttcatTGGGTGAACTGATTTTCGATCGGATAGCATTAGAAATATACGTGGATTACAAATTTTGTATACCGTTGGTTAGAAGAAATTTCACTTACAAGAAAACAAACACTATTAGCTTAATTAACGAAAACCCTGAGAAAAGGGGGAGGGATCCGCCAAAGGGCATCCAATGCCTAAGTCAGAAAAGATAGAGAGAAAAATAGAACTTGAGAGAGTTTTGAATAGTAAGTGGTGATTATTGTTTTCTCTGTTTGGCATGGCTATTTATACTGAAAAACTCTAACATGTAGCTTGGAGTTGAGGCTAGAGAGAATGCTAGACAATCCTTGATGATGCAGGCTAGTCTTTGCAGTCTTACTAGCTAGTAGTTCTGAAAGTCCATGTTGATAAGAGCGCAGATGCGCTAAACACTCAAGGGGAGACTCAGAAGAGTCAGTGGCTACCACCATTGGGTTGGGTACATGGCTTAATAGCAGGATATATTATGGGCCGCATGGAGAGCCCATGGTTTTTAAGTGGCATAAAACCTCGTTAGCTTAAGGCAAATTACGTCTTATTTGCTTAAGGTAATTTTATGTTCTACTCACGACGTCAAGGGTATAACCGTCATATTGAGTATATTGTTCATGTGTTTTTCCTAAACCCTTGAACATCCAGTAGCTTATGTTATACGAGCCAACACAAATTCTTCTTAAAAGTCATTAGAATGATATCGTGAGAATCGAAAAATTTATTACGAAAATAACGATGAGCCATAGTTGTAGAATGATTATTATACGAGTGATCAATATATTAATATCATACTCACTTTTTTCACCCTACTGTGAAAGCCCGTAGTGTTATTAGATACGTTAAATCAAACTGGCTAGCCAGAatagcttttcaaaatcaaattctagcaaaattaacaaaaatatgacTAATCTCTTGTAGATACTCTTAAGGTTTTAGATTCGAGTTTTGCCGATCACAAGTTTAAGGTTTCCGAAATTGAGTAGGATCCAAAATAGTTTAGATGGAAAAATTATGATCCCATGTCATAACttatatcttttttattttttttaataaacgatattatctacactaagggaaggaggtaggcttagcctcacaaggagttagcaataatgtcgTTCAGATacgcatttggcgagaatcaaacctaagacttcttacttacaagtgaagaggaatactactagatcGTGTTGACGTGAGTCAATGCTATATTTCAGGAATTATAGATGTATTGTTTGGGTATGTAATCATGTGATTGATATCCTGTATAATTGGGATTCTAGTTTCCAGATTTATAGGACCTCCTATACAACTATATATATTCCTTTGAAAGAGAAGAATAAATCTTAACAATTAAATCATAACCCTATACTTTTATttgaccgtagtactaagtgacaactTATATTATTAACTATGTATTATTTATATGAATTTTGATAATTAGGCACATGAGAATTGGGATATTGGGAAGGCGCGCAGTTCAGAGGATACAAGGTAGGGAGCTTTGaccccaaaaaagaaaatatttaagGTAATTTCTTtaagcattttggagctttttggccGCGACAAGGTTGGTTCTAGTTCCGCACAAGGACATAGCCATTGACTCATTGTAATTTCTCTTCCACTTTCTCATAGTTATGAGAATTTTGTTTTATGAGAATGCAACACTATCTCTTAATTTGAACAGTCTATTCATATTGCCTTTTAAAATTATCGTCAACTAATATTCTCATTTACTTGCAACTAAGAGGTCTTATATGTGAATCTCGTGACTTATGAATTCAATACTAATTTCTCCTCCCACCTCTTAATGTAATATATCTttgaataagaagaaaaaaattcttTTGCATATTATAATATGTCTTATTATTAATCATTgctatattttaaatataaactCGGATCATACAAGAAGTGTGATGgtcccaaataaaaaaaaaaacattcatgtggagcc
Above is a window of Malus sylvestris chromosome 15, drMalSylv7.2, whole genome shotgun sequence DNA encoding:
- the LOC126601757 gene encoding transcription factor bHLH18-like; translated protein: MDMISSAKWVSDFEIEDPTFINQYEMSSRDYSLDELNFLSFSSESYSSYPNFTPKADNFSKASIENLHQMYGTHERPAKQPKNNTNSWNSCSTDHIITANASSSSSSHLISFESSNSSPPTTSQQYYGLDCRVINPKNEVEYSNGKLNPRALISQGIYDPQTCSPKHGQGIKRAATVTKSPLDAQDHVLAERKRRENLSQRFIALSALLPGLKKTDKASVLGDAIKYVKHLQELTKMLEKQAAKKTVEAVVFVKRTQYSADDDISSSDENSESCSNQPLPEIEARVSDKEVLIRIHSEKTKGSLASILSEIEKLDLTIVHSCALPLGNSTLDITVVAQMDVEFRMTVKDLVKNLRQALLKLVGPEI